The DNA segment GCGGTGGCGGCGGTCCGGACGGCGGGCTGTGGGCCGCGCTGATCGCGCTGGGCGCGCTGGCCGTCCTCGTGGTGCCGCTGTCGCCGATGCTGTGGCGGGCCAGGGCACGTTCCCGGCGGCTGGGCGGACACGCCCGGACCGGGGAGGGCGCGGCGGCCCACACGCTGGCGGCCTGGCAGGAGCTGACCGACAGCGCCTGGGACATCGGGATCGTGCCGGACGAGTCGCGGACCCCGCGCGGGGCGGCGGACCGGATCGTGCGGCTCGGGCGGCTCGGCCCGGAGGCCGGGGCGGCGGTGCACCGGGTGGCGGACGCGCTGGAACAGGTGCTGTACGCGCCCCGGCCGCGTCCGGCGGCGGGGCTGGCCGAGGACGTGCGCCGGGCGATCGCCGGTCTGCACGGCGAGGTGAACCGGCGGACCCGCCTGCGGGCGCTGTTCGCGCCGCGCTCGGCGGTACGCGCGCTGTGGGCCGTCTCGGCCCGCTGGGCAGCACTCAGAGCCCGAGCCGCGGCGGCACTACCGACACCGCGCCGCCCCGGACCGTCGCAACAGCGGGGCTGAGCGGTCCCGGCAGGGCGCGTCTGCCCTGCCGGGACCCCGTCGGCCTCACCGGGGCTCGTCCGCCCCAGGAGGAATCCTTGCGTCCCGCCGGGGCTCCGCCCGCTGCGGCTCCGGCCGACCCGCCGGGGCACGTCCGACCCGGCAGGGCACGTCCGTACCAGCGGGACTTCTGCGTCCCGGGGGGGACTCCCCGCGTCCCGCCGGGGCTCCGCCCACCGCGGCTCCGGCCGGCCCGGCGGGGCACGTCCGGGCCGGGAGGCCGGACACGCGTGAGGGGTGACCACCGGCCGGTGGTCACCCCTCACGGATGTATGTCTGCTGTCGTCCGCGCCCGGCGCGGACGGGTCAGTGGCCCTGTTCGTCGCGGCGGCGCTGCCAGCGCTGCTCGATCCGGTCCATCATGGAGCGCTTCTGCCGCGGGTGGCGGACCTGGCGGCGCGCGGAGCCGGTGTTACCGGTGTGGCCCACGCGGCCTCCTCGCCCCCCGCGGCCCGCGGGGCCCGCGGGGTGTTCACCGGGCTTGGGCGTCTTGCGCCAGCCGGTTACGGCGAGAACGGCACAGCCGAGCATGACGAGGAAGCCGACCACGCTGACCCAGATCTGCTGCGCGACCATCCCGGCCATGAGGAGCGCGATACCCACGAGGAAGCCCGCGAGCGCCTGGTAGACCCGCCGCCGGGTGTACGTCCGCAGCCCGTTTCCCTCAAGCGCTGACGCGAACTTGGGATCTTCGGCGTACAGCGCTCGCTCCATCTGCTCGAGCATGCGCTGCTCGTGCTCCGAGAGCGGCACGGAGTCCTCCTCATCGTGCGGTCGCCGGGGCGACCCGGGGGGTCCCTTCAGGATAGGCAGGGAATCGCCCCCGTGAAACCCGCCCCTCTACGCCAATTGGCCAACCGGAGCCCGCCATGCGCGGGCTCGGCTCGCTGAGGCTTCCATTCCCCGACGGCCGACCCGTCATGCCGGACGGTGTACCTCGATCATACGGCGCAAACCCCTCGATCGGGGGGCTTGTGGCGTACTCCATCTGCCGTCGAGCCCCTGATCAGCGGCTCGTCGCGGGGAGACGCTCAGGCTTCCGCGGCCCCTCGTGTCACGCCGAGCACGTGGATCTGGGTGGCGACGGAGTGGAACGCGGGCAGTTCGGCCGCGGCGGCCTCCAGCCTGAGCAGGGCGTCGAGGGCACCGGGCTCGGTGTCGACCAGGACGCCGGGCACGAGGTCGGCGAAGACCCGCACGCCGTGCACGGCGCCGGCCGTCAGGCCCGCGCCCTCGACCAGCGCGGTGAGCTGCTCGGCGGTGAAGCGGTGCGGGACCGGGTCACCGGCGCCCCAACGGCCGTCGGGGTCGCCGAGGGCCTGCCTGGCCTCCGTGAAGTGACCCGCGAGGGCCCGGGCGAACACGGCACCGCCGAGTCCGGCGGCGAGCAGGCTGAGCACGCCGTCGGGGCGCAGCGCGGCGACCACGTTGCGGACGCCCTCGGCGGGGTCGTCGACGTACTCCAGGACCCCGTGGCACAGCACGGCGTCGTAGCCGCCGCGCTCGACCACGTCGAACAGGCCGTGGGCGTCGCCCTGGACGCCCGTGACCCGGTCGGCGACGCCGGCCTCGGCGGCGCGGCGCTCCAGGGCGAACAGGGCGTTGGGGCTGGGGTCGACGACGGTGACGTTGTGGCCCAGGCGGGCGACGGGGACGGCGAAGTTGCCGCTGCCGCCCCCGGTGTCGAGCACGTCCAGCGCGTCCCGTCCCGTGGCCTTGACCCGGCGGTCGAGGGCGTCCTGAAGGACCTCCCAGACCACGGCGGTACGGAGAGAGGCGCGGGGGCGCATCGGGTCCGGCACGGCAGTTGACTCCTCGGCGCGGCACCGCCTGTTGCCCGGCGGCGCGATCGGGATGCCTCCCCGGTCCCCTCGCACGAGGCCGGGAGGTCTCAGGCGCCTCCACCCTATTGCCTGCACCACCGCCCCCGGCCACCGAGGCGGGGCGCGTCTCGCAGGTCGGACGGGTCGCCGGGGGGCCGGGAGGGCGAGGTCGCACCGCGCCGGGCGGGGTCACACGGCACCGGTCCGCCCACCCGGCGCGGGAGGTCCGCGGGACGCCCGCGCGGCATCGCACAGCGCCGGGCAACGCCCGGGAGCCACCGGACGGAATCGCGTGGCACCGGGCAAGGCCGCACCGCATCGGATGGTTCCGCGCCGCGCCAGGCGAAGTCGCCCCACGCCAGGCGAAGTCTGCGGGACGCCACGCGGAATCGCACAGCGCCGGACAGGGCACCCCACGCCGGACAGAGCCGCTCCGCACCGGACGGGATCGCGCCACGCTGGGCCGAGCCGCTCCCCGCCGGGCCGGGTCACATGGTGCCGGGCGCTCAGCCGACATCCGGCAGAGTGCGGCGGGATCCGGGGGCGCCCCGCTCCCCCGTGTCGCCCGCACCACCCACACCGTCGGCGCCACCCGCACCACCCCCGCCACCGCTCACGTCATCGCCGCCGGCTTCAGCACCGGCACCGGCACCGGCGGTGTTCCGGCGGGGTTGGGGCAGGGCGGGACGGCGGACCAGCAGGCGTTCGACGAGGTGGAGGAACATCGCCACGTCACGTATCAGGTCGTCGGCGTCGCGTCGGCCGGCCGCGCCCTGTATGCCCGCCTCGGCGCGGGCCCGGCGGGCGGCGCCGGAGGCGAACAGGGCGCTCCACTCGGTCAGTTCGGGGGCGATCTCGGGAAGCACCTCCCAGGCGCTGCGGATGCGGGCCCGGCGGCGCGGGGAGGTCTCGGGCCGGCCGCGTGCGGCGAGCACGGCGGCGGCGGTGCGCAGGGCGGCGAGGTGGGCCGTGGCGTAGCGCTCGTTGGGGGTTTCCAGGACGGCGGCCTCGTCGAGTCCGGCGCGGGCCTGGGCGAGCAGGTCGAGGACGGCGGGCGAGGCCGTGGCCCGGCGGAGCACGGGGTGCACGTCGCCCGCCGGGCCGGTCGGTGAGGGGGCAGGGCCGGTGGCGCGGCGCCGCTGGGAGGCGGCTGCGGACGGGTTGGCCATGACGAACCTCCTGTCGTCTGGGTCACGGCAGGCCCCGACACGGGGTGCCGTATGCGCCCATCGTGGGGTATGGCACTGACAATCCGTTCTGACCTGCTGTTTCCGTGCCCGCACCCCCTCCCCGGGATCCAGTCGCCCGGCGGCCACCGGCAGCCACCCCGGCCGTCAGCCGTCCACCGCCCGTCCCCGCGGGCTCCCACGGGCTCCCACGGGAGCCCGCGATGCCCGGCCGCTTGTCAGTGCGGTGTGGCAGGCTCTTCCGGGTGACCAGCCAACCCGTCGAAGCACAGCGGCTGCGCGACCTCGCGCGGCTGCGCCGCGTCCGCGACCGGATCGACCGGGAGTACGCGCGGCCACTGGACGTCGAGGCGCTCGCCCGTGGTGTGCACATGTCGGCCGGGCACCTCAGCCGCGAGTTCCGGCGCGCCTACGGCGAATCGCCCTACGGCTACCTGATGACGCGGCGGATCGAGCGCGCGATGGCGCTGCTGCGCCGGGGCGACCTCAGCGTCACCGAGGTCTGTTTCGCGGTCGGCTGCCAGTCGCTGGGCACGTTCAGCACGCGCTTCACCGAGCTGGTCGGCATCCCGCCCAGCGCCTACCGGCGGGAGGCGGCGAGGGCCACGGCGGGGATGCCGTCGTGCGTGGCGAAGCAGGTCACGAGACCGGTCAGGAATCGAGAAGCGCGGCCGTCGGGCCGCCGTTAGCGTGGCCGCCATGAACCTCGAGATTCACGGAACCTTCCTGCCGCACGACGACCCGGAGGCCTCCCTGGCCTTCTACCGCGACCTCCTCGGTTTCGAGGTCCGCAACGACGTGGGGTACGGCGGCATGCGCTGGATCACGGTCGGCCCGGCCGGCCGGGCGGGGACGTCCATCGTGCTGCACCCCCCGGCCGCGGACCCCGGTGTCACCGAGGAGGAGCGCCGCACGATCACCGAGATGATGGCCAAGGGGACGTACGCCATCATCACGCTGGCCACCGACGACCTCGACGGCACCTTCGACCGGCTCCAGGCCGGCGGCGCCGAGGTCGTCCAGGAACCGACCGAGCAGCCGTACGGAATCCGCGACTGCGCCTTCCGCGACCCCGCGGGCAACCTGATCCGCATCAACGAGACGCGCCACTGAGCACAAGCAGCTCCGCAGAGACCCGGACAGATGGAGAGACGATGACCACGGCCACGGGGCCGGACCCGCAGTCGCCCGCGTCGCACGCCGCCGACAGCCACGATCTGATCCGCGTGCACGGCGCGCGCGTGAACAACCTCAAGGACGTCAGCGTCGAGATCCCGAAGCGTCGCCTGACGGTGTTCACCGGCATCTCCGGCTCGGGCAAGAGCTCGCTGGTGTTCGGCACGATCGCGGCGGAGTCGCAGCGGCTGATCAACGAGACGTACAGCGCGTTCGTGCAGGGCTTCATGCCCTCGCTCACCCGGCCCGAGGTCGACGTGCTCGACGGGCTGACGACCGCGATCATCGTCGACCAGCAGCGGATGGGCGCCGACCCCCGCTCCACGGTGGGCACCGCCACCGACGCCAACGCGATGCTGCGCATCCTCTTCAGCCGCCTGGCGACGCCGCACATCGGTCCGCCCGGCGCGTACGCCTTCAACGTCCCCTCGGTCACGGCGAGCGGCGCGATCACCGTGGAGCGCGGCGCCAAGAAGGCGGTCAAGGCGACCTACACGCGCACCGGCGGCATGTGCACGCGCTGCGAGGGCCGGGGCTCGGTCACCGACATCGACCTGTCCCAGCTGTACGACGACAGCAAGTCGCTCAACGAGGGCGCGCTGACGATCCCCGGTTACAGCGTGGACGGCTGGTACGGCCGTATCTTCTCCGGCTGCGGCTTCTTCGACCCGGACAAGCCGGTCAGCGAGTTCACCGAGCGGGAGCTGGCCGATCTCCTGCACAAGGAACCGACCAAGATCAAGGTCGAGGGCATCAACCTGACGTACGAGGGTCTGATCCCGAAGATCCAGAAGTCGATGCTGTCGAAGGACGTCGACGCGCTGCAGCCGCACGTGCGCGCCTTCGTGGAGCGGGCGGTCACCTTCACCACCTGCCCGGAGTGCGAGGGAACGCGGCTGAGCGAGGCGGCCCGGACCTCACGGATCGACGGGATCAGCATCGCCGACGCGTGCGCGATGCAGATCAGCGACCTGGCCGACTGGGTCCGCGGCCTGGACGAGCCCTCAGTGGCCCCGCTGCTGACGGCGCTTCGGGAGACGCTCGACTCGTTCTCGGAGATCGGCCTGGGCTATCTCTCGCTGGACCGGCCGGCGGGCACGCTCTCGGGCGGCGAGGCGCAGCGCGTGAAGATGATCCGCCACCTCGGCTCCTCGCTCACGGACGTCACGTACGTCTTCGACGAGCCCACGACCGGCCTGCACCCGCATGACATCCAGCGGATGAACGGCCTGCTGCTGCGGCTGCGGGACAAGGGCAACACGGTGCTCGTCGTGGAGCACAAGCCGGAGGTCATCGCGATCGCCGACCATGTCGTCGACCTCGGCCCCGGCGCCGGCACGGCGGGCGGCACCGTCTGCTTCGAGGGCACCGTCGAGGGGCTGCGGGCCGGCGACACGGTCACCGGGCGCCATCTCGACGACCGGGCCAAGGTCAAGGAGGCGGTGCGCGAGCCCACCGGCGCGCTGGAGATCCGGGGCGCCACGACGCACAACCTGCGCGGCGTCGACGTCGACGTCCCGCTCGGGGTGCTGACCGTCGTCACCGGTGTCGCGGGTTCCGGGAAGAGTTCGCTGGTGCACGGGTCGATCCCGGCCGGCGCGGGCGTGGTGTCCGTGGACCAGGGCGCGATCCGCGGCTCGCGGCGGAGCAACCCGGCGACGTACACGGGCCTGCTGGAACCGATCCGCAAGGCCTTCGCGAAGGCCAACGGCGTCAAGCCCGCGCTGTTCAGCGCCAACTCCGAGGGCGCCTGCCCGACCTGCAACGGTGCCGGGGTCGTCTTCACCGACCTGGCGATGATGGCGGGTGTCGCCTCCACCTGCGAGGAGTGCGAGGGGAAGCGGTTCCAGGCCTCGGTGCTGGAGTACCGCCTCGGGGGCCGGGACATCAGCGAGGTGCTGGCGATGCCGGTGTCCGAGGCCGAGGAGTTCTTCGGCAGCGGCGAGGCGCGCATCCCGGCCGCTCACCGGATCCTGCGGCGGCTCGCCGACGTCGGGCTCGGCTACCTCGGCCTCGGCCAGCCGCTCACCACGCTGTCCGGCGGTGAGCGGCAGCGCCTGAAGCTGGCCACGCACATGGACGACAAGGGCGGGAGCCCGGCCGTCCTCGTACTCGACGAGCCGACCGCCGGCCTCCACCTCGCCGACGTCGAGCAGTTGCTCGGTCTGCTCGACCGGCTCGTGGACTCGGGCAAGTCGGTCGTCGTCGTGGAGCACCACCAGGCGGTCATGGCCCACGCCGACTGGATCATCGACCTCGGCCCGGGCGCCGGCCACGACGGCGGCCGCGTCGTCTTCGAGGGCACCCCCGCCGAGCTGGTCGCCGACCGTTCCACCCGCACGGGCGAGCATCTGGCGGAGTACGTGGGCGGCTGAGCGTTCTCCGGAGGCCGGCCGGCCTCTCATGGGCTCCACCAGGCGTGGGTCCCGCGTCACGCGTGCGTCGTGTGACACGGGACCCACGCCTGCTTCTTTTTCCCCGATCTCCTTTTCCCCGATCATCGCTTCGGGCATACTTTTGTACTGACCAGTCAGTTCAAAAGGTGGGGGAAAGCCTGTGCACGGCGTGGACGTCGTGGCCGAGGGGCTTGGGCTCAAGGGGCCACA comes from the Streptomyces sp. NBC_00820 genome and includes:
- a CDS encoding excinuclease ABC subunit UvrA, with protein sequence MTTATGPDPQSPASHAADSHDLIRVHGARVNNLKDVSVEIPKRRLTVFTGISGSGKSSLVFGTIAAESQRLINETYSAFVQGFMPSLTRPEVDVLDGLTTAIIVDQQRMGADPRSTVGTATDANAMLRILFSRLATPHIGPPGAYAFNVPSVTASGAITVERGAKKAVKATYTRTGGMCTRCEGRGSVTDIDLSQLYDDSKSLNEGALTIPGYSVDGWYGRIFSGCGFFDPDKPVSEFTERELADLLHKEPTKIKVEGINLTYEGLIPKIQKSMLSKDVDALQPHVRAFVERAVTFTTCPECEGTRLSEAARTSRIDGISIADACAMQISDLADWVRGLDEPSVAPLLTALRETLDSFSEIGLGYLSLDRPAGTLSGGEAQRVKMIRHLGSSLTDVTYVFDEPTTGLHPHDIQRMNGLLLRLRDKGNTVLVVEHKPEVIAIADHVVDLGPGAGTAGGTVCFEGTVEGLRAGDTVTGRHLDDRAKVKEAVREPTGALEIRGATTHNLRGVDVDVPLGVLTVVTGVAGSGKSSLVHGSIPAGAGVVSVDQGAIRGSRRSNPATYTGLLEPIRKAFAKANGVKPALFSANSEGACPTCNGAGVVFTDLAMMAGVASTCEECEGKRFQASVLEYRLGGRDISEVLAMPVSEAEEFFGSGEARIPAAHRILRRLADVGLGYLGLGQPLTTLSGGERQRLKLATHMDDKGGSPAVLVLDEPTAGLHLADVEQLLGLLDRLVDSGKSVVVVEHHQAVMAHADWIIDLGPGAGHDGGRVVFEGTPAELVADRSTRTGEHLAEYVGG
- a CDS encoding SAV_6107 family HEPN domain-containing protein, which encodes MANPSAAASQRRRATGPAPSPTGPAGDVHPVLRRATASPAVLDLLAQARAGLDEAAVLETPNERYATAHLAALRTAAAVLAARGRPETSPRRRARIRSAWEVLPEIAPELTEWSALFASGAARRARAEAGIQGAAGRRDADDLIRDVAMFLHLVERLLVRRPALPQPRRNTAGAGAGAEAGGDDVSGGGGGAGGADGVGGAGDTGERGAPGSRRTLPDVG
- a CDS encoding methyltransferase, yielding MPDPMRPRASLRTAVVWEVLQDALDRRVKATGRDALDVLDTGGGSGNFAVPVARLGHNVTVVDPSPNALFALERRAAEAGVADRVTGVQGDAHGLFDVVERGGYDAVLCHGVLEYVDDPAEGVRNVVAALRPDGVLSLLAAGLGGAVFARALAGHFTEARQALGDPDGRWGAGDPVPHRFTAEQLTALVEGAGLTAGAVHGVRVFADLVPGVLVDTEPGALDALLRLEAAAAELPAFHSVATQIHVLGVTRGAAEA
- a CDS encoding DUF3040 domain-containing protein, giving the protein MPLSEHEQRMLEQMERALYAEDPKFASALEGNGLRTYTRRRVYQALAGFLVGIALLMAGMVAQQIWVSVVGFLVMLGCAVLAVTGWRKTPKPGEHPAGPAGRGGRGGRVGHTGNTGSARRQVRHPRQKRSMMDRIEQRWQRRRDEQGH
- a CDS encoding VOC family protein translates to MNLEIHGTFLPHDDPEASLAFYRDLLGFEVRNDVGYGGMRWITVGPAGRAGTSIVLHPPAADPGVTEEERRTITEMMAKGTYAIITLATDDLDGTFDRLQAGGAEVVQEPTEQPYGIRDCAFRDPAGNLIRINETRH
- a CDS encoding helix-turn-helix transcriptional regulator, whose product is MTSQPVEAQRLRDLARLRRVRDRIDREYARPLDVEALARGVHMSAGHLSREFRRAYGESPYGYLMTRRIERAMALLRRGDLSVTEVCFAVGCQSLGTFSTRFTELVGIPPSAYRREAARATAGMPSCVAKQVTRPVRNREARPSGRR